The following are encoded together in the Pedobacter steynii genome:
- a CDS encoding acyl-CoA dehydrogenase family protein: MNKSAKKDLYEAPDYYLLDELLTEEHKLIRSAARDWVKKEVTPVIEDYAQKAEFPKHLIKGLGEIGAFGPTIPVEYGGAGLDYIAYGILMQEIERGDSGIRSTASVQGSLVMYPIYAYGSEEQRKKYLPKLATGELMGCFGLTEPDHGSNPGGMVTNIKDKGDHYLLNGAKMWISNAPFADIAVVWAKDESGKIRGLVVERGMEGFSTPETHNKWSLRASATGELVFDNVKVPKENLFPEISGLKGPLGCLNQARYGIAWGALGAAMDCYDTALRYSKERVQFGKPIGGFQLQQKKLAEMVTEITKAQLLVWRLGVLKSENRATAEQISMAKRNSVEIALDIARNARQMLGGMGITGEYSIMRHMMNLESVVTYEGTHDIHLLITGMDVTGINAFK, translated from the coding sequence ATGAATAAATCTGCCAAAAAAGACCTTTACGAAGCTCCTGATTATTATTTACTCGACGAATTACTTACTGAAGAACATAAGCTGATCCGCTCTGCGGCCAGAGACTGGGTGAAGAAAGAAGTCACCCCGGTTATTGAAGACTATGCACAGAAAGCCGAATTCCCCAAACACCTGATCAAAGGACTGGGCGAAATTGGTGCCTTCGGACCTACCATCCCTGTAGAATATGGTGGCGCCGGACTGGACTATATTGCTTATGGTATCCTGATGCAGGAAATTGAACGTGGAGATTCCGGAATCAGGTCTACCGCTTCCGTACAGGGATCATTGGTGATGTATCCGATTTATGCTTATGGCTCAGAAGAACAACGCAAAAAATACCTGCCAAAACTGGCTACAGGAGAACTCATGGGCTGTTTCGGATTAACCGAGCCGGATCATGGATCGAATCCTGGTGGCATGGTAACGAATATAAAAGACAAGGGCGACCATTACCTGTTAAACGGAGCTAAAATGTGGATCTCCAATGCTCCTTTTGCTGATATCGCTGTGGTATGGGCAAAAGACGAGTCGGGCAAGATCAGAGGTTTAGTGGTAGAAAGAGGTATGGAAGGGTTCAGCACACCTGAAACGCATAACAAATGGAGCTTAAGGGCTTCTGCGACAGGCGAACTGGTATTTGACAATGTAAAGGTTCCTAAAGAAAACCTATTCCCTGAAATCAGCGGATTAAAAGGACCATTGGGCTGCTTAAATCAGGCACGCTATGGCATCGCCTGGGGTGCATTGGGTGCGGCAATGGACTGCTATGATACTGCTTTACGCTATTCCAAAGAACGCGTTCAATTTGGCAAGCCGATTGGCGGATTCCAGTTGCAACAAAAGAAACTGGCGGAAATGGTTACCGAAATCACCAAAGCTCAATTGCTGGTATGGCGCTTAGGAGTACTAAAGAGTGAAAACAGGGCCACTGCCGAACAGATTTCTATGGCCAAGAGAAACAGCGTGGAAATCGCATTGGATATCGCCCGCAATGCCAGACAAATGTTGGGCGGAATGGGGATTACAGGCGAGTACTCGATCATGAGACATATGATGAACTTAGAATCTGTAGTAACCTATGAAGGTACGCATGACATCCACTTATTAATTACCGGTATGGACGTAACCGGAATAAACGCGTTCAAATAG
- a CDS encoding dihydroneopterin aldolase, with protein MSTAKSYIQTVALKDVKCHAFHGWYPEEQKTGIYFMVDVEVTFVHSGDTENLNHTVNYEVLNTIILEEMSNTQKMLETVVRRILDRIIANYPFVLTARTGIRKMNPPMPGEIGHSFVQLSYTAPEQV; from the coding sequence ATGAGCACAGCAAAAAGCTATATTCAAACCGTTGCCTTAAAAGATGTAAAATGTCATGCCTTCCACGGATGGTATCCTGAAGAGCAGAAAACAGGGATTTACTTTATGGTCGATGTAGAGGTTACTTTTGTCCATTCGGGAGACACAGAAAACTTAAACCATACTGTAAATTATGAGGTCCTGAATACCATCATCCTGGAAGAAATGAGTAATACCCAGAAGATGCTGGAGACCGTAGTGAGAAGGATTCTGGACCGCATCATTGCCAATTATCCTTTTGTGCTGACTGCGCGCACCGGAATCCGGAAAATGAACCCGCCAATGCCGGGAGAAATCGGGCATTCTTTTGTTCAGCTGAGTTATACTGCTCCGGAGCAAGTTTAA
- a CDS encoding FAD-binding oxidoreductase — MEYTKITSDLLELIKAAVGAESVFTDQDSLNTYCHDETEDLKYYPEVVVKPKDTASVAALLKLCNEKHVPVTPRGGGTGLSGGALPVFGGVLLSMEKFKQIIDIDTENLQAVVEPGVITEEFMNAVAEKGLLYPIDPSSKGSCFIGGNVAHGSGGPRVVKYGTIREYILNLEVVLPTGEVIWTGANTLKYASGYNLTQLMIGSEGTLGVVTKIVTKLIPRSEHSVLMMASFSENEQACGAVSAIFRAGVIPSALEFMERRGVEWVIEYDDIKFDLKDGVNAFLLIEFDGDDMDSIFKDCEKVNVVLEEFGCTDVLFADTAAQKNELWRIRRTMPESVKSNSIYKEEDTVVPRAALPQLIKGIKEIGSRYGFESVCYGHAGDGNLHVNIIKAGMSDEDWKNKLKDGIVEVFELTSALGGTISGEHGIGLVQKDFMPIKYSEINLNLMRSIKKVFDPAGILNPGKIF, encoded by the coding sequence ATGGAATACACTAAAATAACTTCAGACCTACTGGAGCTGATCAAAGCAGCTGTTGGTGCAGAAAGTGTTTTTACGGATCAGGATTCGTTGAACACTTATTGTCATGATGAAACTGAAGATTTGAAATATTACCCTGAAGTAGTGGTTAAACCTAAAGATACTGCTTCGGTGGCCGCGTTATTAAAGTTATGTAATGAAAAACATGTTCCTGTAACCCCTCGTGGGGGCGGAACCGGATTGAGTGGTGGGGCATTGCCTGTTTTTGGAGGGGTGTTGCTGTCTATGGAGAAATTCAAACAGATCATTGACATTGATACTGAAAACCTGCAGGCGGTGGTTGAGCCTGGTGTGATTACCGAGGAATTTATGAATGCAGTTGCCGAAAAAGGATTGCTTTATCCGATAGATCCATCCAGTAAAGGGTCCTGCTTTATTGGCGGGAATGTTGCTCATGGCTCTGGCGGACCGAGAGTAGTGAAGTATGGCACCATCAGGGAATATATCCTGAACCTGGAAGTGGTTTTGCCTACAGGAGAAGTGATCTGGACCGGTGCAAATACCCTGAAATATGCTTCCGGTTATAACCTGACTCAATTGATGATCGGCTCTGAAGGGACATTAGGTGTGGTTACCAAGATTGTCACCAAATTGATTCCGAGGTCTGAGCACAGTGTGCTCATGATGGCTTCTTTTTCTGAAAATGAACAGGCCTGCGGTGCGGTATCCGCCATCTTCCGGGCAGGGGTGATTCCTTCTGCACTAGAGTTCATGGAACGAAGAGGAGTAGAGTGGGTGATTGAATATGACGACATTAAATTTGATTTGAAAGATGGGGTCAATGCCTTTCTTTTAATTGAATTTGACGGTGACGATATGGACAGCATTTTCAAAGACTGTGAAAAAGTAAACGTGGTATTGGAGGAATTTGGCTGTACCGATGTGCTTTTTGCCGATACTGCGGCACAAAAAAATGAGCTTTGGCGGATCAGGCGTACCATGCCGGAATCGGTAAAATCCAACTCGATCTATAAAGAAGAAGATACCGTAGTGCCCAGAGCGGCCTTACCTCAGCTGATTAAAGGGATTAAAGAAATTGGCAGCAGGTATGGTTTTGAAAGTGTTTGTTATGGACATGCCGGTGATGGAAACCTCCATGTCAACATCATCAAAGCCGGGATGAGTGATGAGGATTGGAAAAATAAGCTCAAAGACGGCATTGTGGAAGTATTCGAGCTGACCAGTGCATTGGGCGGAACGATCTCCGGTGAGCACGGTATCGGGCTGGTGCAAAAGGACTTTATGCCCATCAAATACAGTGAGATTAACCTGAACCTGATGCGCAGTATAAAGAAAGTGTTTGATCCTGCAGGTATTTTAAATCCGGGGAAAATCTTTTAG
- a CDS encoding acyl-CoA thioesterase, whose product MNFKTFWRSKSKIQDKKADIINHLDSFKYKTEIETRFADFDMMGHVNNAVYFTYMEIARSKYWNMAIQWDWKKTGVVIAQASLDYITPVFIDDKISMYVKTSRIGKSSFDLEYLLVKMVLGKEVVCSKGKTVCVAFDYQSKTAAPIPENEREKMISFEQLEGN is encoded by the coding sequence ATGAATTTTAAGACATTTTGGCGCAGTAAATCAAAAATACAAGACAAAAAGGCAGACATCATCAACCATTTAGACAGTTTTAAGTATAAAACTGAGATTGAAACCCGCTTTGCCGATTTTGATATGATGGGCCATGTGAACAATGCAGTCTACTTTACCTACATGGAGATTGCCCGGTCCAAGTATTGGAATATGGCCATTCAATGGGACTGGAAAAAAACCGGGGTGGTGATTGCGCAGGCCAGCCTGGATTACATTACCCCTGTGTTTATAGACGATAAAATCAGCATGTATGTAAAAACATCCCGGATCGGAAAAAGCAGTTTCGACCTGGAATACCTGTTGGTAAAAATGGTACTCGGGAAAGAAGTGGTATGCAGCAAAGGAAAAACAGTTTGTGTAGCCTTCGATTATCAAAGTAAAACTGCAGCCCCCATACCTGAAAATGAAAGAGAAAAAATGATTTCCTTTGAACAACTGGAAGGGAATTAA
- a CDS encoding Hsp20/alpha crystallin family protein, translated as MTLVKFNNRTRNTAPYFNNVFDSLFSEALNKNLTVNKVPGVNILETETDYKIELAAPGLTKEDFQINLKKDTLSVWAEKKESETETKKDYTRKEFDYYSFARSFVLPESVDAEKIAAEYTNGILNITIGKKDESKSSTKEIKVS; from the coding sequence ATGACACTAGTAAAATTTAACAACAGAACCAGAAACACTGCACCTTACTTTAACAACGTATTTGACTCTTTGTTTAGTGAGGCATTAAATAAAAATTTAACTGTAAACAAAGTTCCCGGAGTAAACATTCTGGAAACTGAGACAGATTACAAGATTGAATTGGCTGCTCCTGGTTTAACTAAAGAAGATTTTCAGATTAACCTGAAGAAAGATACCCTTTCTGTATGGGCAGAGAAAAAAGAAAGCGAAACTGAAACGAAAAAAGATTATACCCGTAAAGAATTTGATTATTACTCTTTCGCAAGATCATTCGTGTTGCCTGAAAGTGTAGATGCAGAAAAGATTGCTGCTGAATACACCAATGGAATTTTAAACATCACGATTGGTAAAAAAGACGAATCTAAGTCCTCTACAAAAGAAATTAAAGTTTCGTAA
- a CDS encoding N-acetylmuramoyl-L-alanine amidase, translating into MERIFVAIEIPYYMKAIGKFILLKPEEFDSWLELQKTSRAIRLVQLHHTYIPAYKHFKENNHFALCEAMEQAHLERGFAEIAQNFTTFPDGKIMVCRSMNIIPAGIKGANKNGICIENVGNFDKGRDVLSELQKGTILSITKSLLAHFKLIPNDQTVVYHHWYDLNAGKRIKVEGIGVTKSCPGTNFFGGNTVADFNAYLLPLLK; encoded by the coding sequence GTGGAGAGGATATTTGTTGCTATAGAAATCCCTTATTACATGAAAGCAATCGGAAAATTCATTTTACTGAAGCCCGAAGAATTTGATTCCTGGCTTGAGTTACAAAAGACCAGCAGAGCGATCAGGCTGGTTCAATTACATCATACCTATATTCCCGCCTATAAGCATTTTAAGGAGAACAATCATTTTGCGCTTTGTGAAGCTATGGAACAGGCCCATCTGGAGCGGGGTTTTGCAGAGATTGCACAGAACTTTACCACTTTCCCTGATGGGAAAATCATGGTTTGCCGGAGTATGAACATCATACCAGCCGGAATTAAAGGAGCCAACAAGAATGGAATCTGTATAGAGAATGTTGGAAATTTTGATAAAGGCAGAGATGTGCTCAGCGAATTACAAAAAGGCACCATTTTATCGATAACCAAAAGTTTACTGGCCCATTTTAAGCTGATTCCAAATGATCAGACCGTTGTTTATCACCATTGGTATGATCTGAATGCTGGAAAGAGAATCAAGGTGGAGGGGATCGGGGTGACTAAAAGCTGTCCCGGGACAAACTTTTTTGGTGGGAATACCGTAGCTGATTTTAATGCGTATTTGTTGCCTTTGCTGAAATAA
- a CDS encoding HAD-IIA family hydrolase: MKHGLLIDMDGVIYSGETLIEGADRFIANLLKNDIPFTFMTNNSQRTRLDVVRKLKLLGIEVTEKHVYTSAMATGKFLGDQGENGTAYVLGEGGLITSLHENGINLVNTDPEFVVLGEGRNFTLEMVQRAVDMILAGAKFITTNQDPSPKKPGWNNLGIAATTAMIEEATGRKAFVIGKPSPVMMRSARKYLGLETAETTVIGDTMETDIQGGVQMGYKTILVLSGIAKKESLSEYAFKPDLIVGSVDQLEFPLKWW, translated from the coding sequence ATGAAACACGGACTTCTAATTGACATGGATGGTGTCATTTACAGCGGAGAAACTTTAATAGAGGGTGCGGATAGGTTTATTGCCAACCTGCTTAAAAACGACATCCCTTTTACTTTTATGACCAATAACAGTCAGCGGACCCGGCTTGATGTGGTTCGTAAGCTAAAACTTCTTGGTATTGAAGTGACTGAAAAGCATGTTTATACCAGTGCGATGGCAACCGGTAAATTTCTTGGCGACCAGGGCGAAAACGGAACAGCTTACGTATTAGGAGAAGGTGGACTGATTACCAGTTTACATGAAAATGGCATCAACCTCGTGAATACCGATCCTGAGTTTGTGGTATTGGGTGAGGGCCGGAATTTTACTTTGGAAATGGTGCAACGCGCGGTAGATATGATTCTTGCGGGAGCCAAATTCATCACTACCAATCAGGATCCATCTCCTAAAAAACCAGGATGGAATAATCTGGGTATTGCTGCAACTACCGCTATGATAGAAGAGGCAACAGGCAGGAAGGCCTTTGTAATCGGGAAGCCAAGTCCGGTAATGATGCGTTCGGCCAGAAAGTATTTAGGACTGGAAACCGCAGAAACCACTGTAATTGGCGATACGATGGAAACAGATATACAGGGAGGGGTGCAAATGGGGTACAAAACCATATTGGTTTTATCCGGAATCGCAAAAAAGGAAAGTTTAAGTGAGTACGCGTTTAAACCGGATTTGATTGTTGGCTCGGTGGATCAGCTTGAATTCCCTTTAAAATGGTGGTAA
- a CDS encoding arginine decarboxylase, with the protein MQSYSEFLDLSVGFPQEGYSVIDDELYFQDLNLMEMIETYGTPLRFTYLPMITKKIQQAKLLFQTAIIKNNYRGDYKYCYCTKSSHFRHIVEEALKNGIHLETSSAFDMPMIEALEKKGALTKDITVICNGFKTYQYKQYIIDMLHDGYKNIIPVLDNKEEFNLFDDEVELDTPCNLGIRIAAEEQPDSQFYTSRLGVRMEDVIDFYNNKISANPNFRVKLLHFFINSGITDSPYYWNELEKYVTLYCKFKKINPELDTLDIGGGMPFKDSLVFDFDYEYMVNEIVKRIKEICAEHDVVEPDIITEFGKYTVAEASGILYKVLGRKQQNDREKWLMLDGSFITNLPDVWALNQKYILLPINNWDAEYERVNLGGITCDGQDYYNQEAHMNSVFMPKTRKVQYLGFFNTGAYQEVLSGYGGIHHCLLPSPKHVIIRRNRDETFNFEVFGEEQNSKQVLKILGYS; encoded by the coding sequence ATGCAGAGTTACTCCGAATTTCTTGATCTAAGTGTTGGTTTTCCTCAGGAAGGTTACAGCGTTATAGACGACGAATTATATTTTCAAGATCTCAATCTGATGGAGATGATTGAAACCTATGGTACGCCATTACGTTTCACTTACCTCCCAATGATAACTAAGAAAATCCAACAAGCCAAATTATTATTTCAAACGGCCATCATCAAGAACAATTATCGTGGGGATTATAAGTACTGTTATTGTACTAAAAGTTCACACTTCAGACATATTGTTGAAGAAGCCCTGAAAAATGGCATCCATTTGGAAACTTCATCTGCATTCGACATGCCTATGATTGAGGCACTGGAGAAAAAAGGTGCCCTTACTAAAGACATTACCGTGATCTGTAATGGATTTAAGACCTATCAGTACAAACAATATATCATTGATATGCTGCACGATGGGTATAAAAACATCATCCCTGTACTGGACAACAAAGAAGAATTTAATCTTTTTGATGATGAAGTAGAACTGGATACACCTTGTAACCTTGGAATCCGCATCGCGGCTGAGGAACAACCGGATTCACAGTTTTATACTTCCCGTCTGGGCGTTCGTATGGAAGATGTAATTGATTTTTATAACAATAAGATCTCTGCAAATCCAAACTTCAGGGTAAAATTATTACACTTCTTTATCAACTCGGGTATCACAGACTCTCCGTATTACTGGAATGAGCTGGAAAAATACGTGACCTTGTATTGCAAGTTTAAAAAAATCAATCCGGAACTGGATACTTTAGATATCGGTGGTGGTATGCCATTCAAGGACTCTCTTGTTTTTGATTTCGATTACGAATACATGGTAAATGAAATCGTAAAAAGGATTAAAGAGATCTGTGCAGAGCACGACGTGGTAGAACCGGATATCATTACGGAATTCGGAAAATATACGGTTGCCGAAGCTTCTGGTATCTTATACAAAGTATTGGGCCGCAAACAACAGAACGACAGAGAGAAATGGCTGATGCTGGATGGTTCATTCATCACCAACCTTCCGGATGTTTGGGCTCTAAACCAGAAATACATCTTATTGCCAATCAACAACTGGGACGCAGAATACGAGCGGGTAAACTTAGGTGGAATCACTTGTGATGGCCAGGATTACTACAATCAGGAAGCGCATATGAATAGTGTATTTATGCCTAAAACACGTAAAGTACAATACCTGGGTTTCTTCAATACTGGAGCCTATCAGGAAGTACTAAGCGGATATGGTGGAATCCACCACTGTCTGTTGCCAAGTCCTAAACATGTGATCATCCGCAGAAACAGAGATGAAACTTTCAACTTTGAAGTATTCGGAGAAGAGCAAAATAGCAAACAGGTATTGAAAATCCTGGGTTACAGCTAG
- a CDS encoding arginase produces MTKTLKIIEVKSEIGAGTRGASLGVDAIKIAALDFGSRFFKKHKSVEVPNENHLLLEGTGSPYAKRISGILTMVERVSEMVQSTLDEKQFPVVLAGDHSTAAGTIAGIKAAYPKSKLGVIWIDAHSDLHSPYTTPSGNMHGMPLAMALDEDNLESKVNKLDQETINYWYQLKNVGNIAPKINYRDLVLISARDMEKPEEFLLKKNKVKIYTTADVRKRGVERTVIDTLVYLDHCDLIYVSFDVDSMDPTASRGTGTPVAQGLTEREAGKLMSGLITNQKVCCFEIVEVNPTLDRENQMAEHAFEILIKATNAFRNE; encoded by the coding sequence ATGACTAAGACTTTAAAAATTATTGAGGTAAAATCTGAGATTGGCGCCGGTACCCGCGGAGCCAGTTTAGGAGTAGATGCGATTAAGATTGCAGCATTGGATTTTGGGAGCAGATTTTTCAAAAAACACAAATCTGTTGAGGTGCCAAATGAGAACCATTTGTTGCTTGAAGGTACCGGTAGCCCCTATGCAAAGCGGATTTCCGGAATATTGACCATGGTAGAGCGGGTGAGTGAAATGGTGCAAAGCACCCTTGATGAGAAACAATTTCCGGTGGTTTTAGCGGGTGATCACAGCACTGCAGCAGGAACCATTGCAGGTATAAAAGCCGCTTATCCGAAGTCGAAATTAGGGGTAATCTGGATCGATGCGCATTCAGATTTACATTCACCTTACACAACTCCCTCCGGAAATATGCACGGAATGCCTCTGGCGATGGCGCTTGACGAAGATAATTTAGAGTCGAAAGTGAACAAGCTGGATCAGGAGACGATCAACTACTGGTATCAGCTAAAAAATGTAGGAAATATCGCACCTAAGATTAATTATCGCGATCTTGTGCTGATTTCTGCAAGGGATATGGAGAAGCCGGAAGAATTTTTACTGAAAAAGAATAAAGTGAAGATTTATACCACTGCTGATGTCCGGAAAAGAGGAGTAGAGCGGACAGTAATCGACACTTTGGTTTACCTTGACCATTGCGACCTGATCTATGTTTCTTTTGATGTGGATTCTATGGATCCAACTGCATCACGCGGAACGGGAACACCAGTTGCACAAGGACTGACTGAAAGAGAAGCAGGAAAGCTAATGTCCGGGCTGATCACCAATCAAAAGGTATGCTGCTTCGAAATTGTAGAAGTAAACCCTACTCTCGACAGAGAGAATCAAATGGCAGAACATGCCTTTGAGATTTTAATCAAAGCGACGAACGCTTTCAGAAACGAGTAA
- the argS gene encoding arginine--tRNA ligase, whose protein sequence is MNIEQHITTATIAAVKHLYDQEIPENQVSLQDTRVEFEGQITIVVFPVVRFSKKSPEVTATELGEYLVEHIEEVTAFNVVKGFLNLTIADHYWLNLFNQDLLSPEFGAIKPNGKKVMVEYSSPNTNKPLHLGHVRNNLLGYSVAELLKASGHEVFKVNLVNDRGIHICKSMLAWQKWGNGETPESSLMKGDHLVGKYYVIFDKEYKKEIDVLKAEGQTEEEAKKNAPLIKEAQKMLLDWENGDEAVISLWKTMNSWVYDGFAVTYKTMGVDFDKYYYESNTYLLGKGSVEEGLEKGVFFKKPDGSVWIDLTADGLDQKLVLRADGTSVYITQDLGTAQMKYDDFKMDDSLYVVGNEQDYHFKVLFLILEKLGKTWAKGLHHLSYGMVDLPSGKMKSREGTVVDADDLMAEMVETARQKTEALGKVNDFSEEEKENLYQNIGLGALKYFLLKVEPKKRLLFDPAESIDFQGNTGPFIQYTHARIKSLLNKAGYDATKGGADQVVLTDTEREMIMLLAKYPAELVAAAKVYSPASLANYLYEVAKMFNKFYHEVPPIVKEEDAEAKHHRLNLSAVTANILKSGMKILGITVPERM, encoded by the coding sequence ATGAACATCGAACAACATATTACCACTGCGACGATAGCTGCAGTAAAACATTTATACGATCAGGAGATTCCTGAAAACCAGGTTAGCTTACAAGATACCAGAGTAGAATTTGAGGGACAGATCACTATTGTGGTGTTTCCTGTGGTACGTTTTTCTAAAAAATCACCGGAAGTAACGGCTACTGAGCTTGGAGAATACCTGGTGGAACATATTGAAGAAGTGACTGCATTTAATGTGGTGAAAGGCTTTCTTAACTTAACCATTGCAGATCATTATTGGTTAAACCTGTTTAATCAGGATTTACTGAGCCCGGAATTCGGTGCGATAAAGCCGAACGGTAAAAAAGTGATGGTAGAGTACTCTTCGCCAAACACGAATAAGCCATTACACCTTGGACACGTTAGAAATAACCTGCTTGGATATTCGGTTGCCGAACTATTGAAAGCAAGCGGACATGAAGTGTTTAAAGTAAACCTGGTGAACGATAGGGGAATCCATATCTGTAAGTCCATGCTGGCCTGGCAGAAATGGGGAAATGGCGAAACTCCGGAAAGTTCTTTGATGAAAGGTGATCACCTGGTAGGAAAATACTACGTGATCTTCGACAAAGAATATAAAAAAGAAATCGATGTGCTGAAAGCTGAGGGACAAACCGAAGAGGAAGCCAAAAAGAATGCGCCGCTGATTAAGGAAGCCCAGAAAATGCTGCTGGATTGGGAAAACGGAGATGAAGCGGTGATTTCTCTCTGGAAAACCATGAATAGCTGGGTATACGATGGTTTTGCTGTGACCTATAAAACCATGGGTGTTGACTTTGATAAATATTATTATGAGAGCAATACTTATCTTTTAGGAAAAGGTAGCGTAGAGGAAGGCCTGGAAAAAGGAGTGTTCTTTAAGAAACCAGACGGTTCCGTATGGATTGACTTAACCGCAGATGGTCTAGATCAGAAACTGGTATTGCGTGCCGATGGTACTTCGGTATACATTACACAGGATCTGGGAACTGCTCAAATGAAATATGATGATTTCAAAATGGATGATTCGCTTTATGTAGTCGGAAATGAGCAGGATTATCACTTTAAAGTATTGTTCCTGATTCTGGAGAAACTGGGTAAAACCTGGGCTAAAGGATTACACCATTTGTCGTACGGCATGGTGGATCTTCCAAGCGGAAAAATGAAATCAAGAGAAGGTACGGTGGTAGATGCCGATGACCTGATGGCTGAAATGGTGGAAACCGCCAGACAGAAGACCGAGGCATTAGGAAAGGTGAATGACTTCTCGGAAGAAGAAAAAGAAAACTTATATCAGAATATCGGATTGGGTGCTTTAAAGTACTTCCTGTTAAAGGTGGAGCCTAAGAAACGCCTGTTATTTGATCCTGCAGAATCTATCGATTTCCAGGGTAATACCGGTCCTTTTATCCAGTATACCCATGCACGTATCAAGTCGTTATTAAATAAAGCCGGATATGATGCTACAAAAGGGGGAGCAGATCAAGTTGTTTTAACAGATACAGAACGTGAAATGATCATGTTGCTGGCGAAATATCCTGCTGAGCTGGTGGCTGCCGCAAAGGTGTATAGCCCGGCGAGTCTGGCCAATTACCTGTATGAGGTGGCTAAGATGTTCAACAAGTTTTATCATGAGGTTCCGCCGATCGTTAAAGAAGAAGATGCGGAGGCCAAACACCACCGTCTGAACCTGAGTGCGGTTACTGCAAATATCCTTAAATCCGGAATGAAGATTTTAGGAATTACCGTGCCTGAAAGAATGTAA